In Amaranthus tricolor cultivar Red isolate AtriRed21 chromosome 3, ASM2621246v1, whole genome shotgun sequence, a single window of DNA contains:
- the LOC130808663 gene encoding uncharacterized protein LOC130808663 translates to MHRFPVCLTAFLALLLPLLSLFPVSAAAASTPAGPLLKHLSSFLKWTKNSPKSTQLDGPVIQFENGYLVETVVEGNALGVVPYAIKVSKEGELFAVDSENSNIVRITPPLSQYSRGRLVAGSFQGKTGHVDGKSNDARFNHPKGVAMDDKGNVYIADIDNLAIRKIGEGGVTTIAGGKSNVAGYSDGPSEDAKFSADFDVVYVPSTCSLLVVDRGNAALRQISLNQEDCDANYSFISASDIVMVIGAIFVGYASCLLHQGFGPAFFSNFLQPSASDVQQKPLIETPENVKVEQATGPGLPSFGQMITDLSKLVLESLRNAILPFVPSRFSSRKGLTPLKDSLKMPDDETKPELAQKQRTPTPLSESWQAYAPNSTEKYSEAKPSKIRTATSKETSSSTKHRSSKRQEYTDFYGSTDVPHYSGQTRSKPHKERSKHRHRDKSGEASSVAPAAEPKPSEFKTMNYTDTRFNPYSVGNRYMPDGSYHY, encoded by the exons ATGCACAGATTCCCTGTTTGTCTCACTGCTTTTCTAGCTCTTCTCCTTCCTTTACTCTCTCTTTTTCCAGTTTCTGCTGCTGCTGCTTCTACTCCTGCTG GCCCATTGCTTAAACATCTATCTTCATTTCTTAAATGGACCAAGAATTCCCCCAAATCTACCCAATTAG ATGGCCCAGTAATTCAGTTTGAAAATGGGTACTTAGTAGAGACAGTGGTGGAAGGAAATGCGCTTGGAGTTGTGCCATATGCAATTAAGGTTTCTAAGGAAGGAGAGCTTTTTGCTGTTGATTCTGAGAATAGTAACATTGTGCGAATCACTCCTCCACTTTCTCAAT ATAGTAGAGGAAGGCTAGTGGCTGGATCATTTCAGGGTAAAACAGGCCATGTTGATGGAAAATCAAATGATGCTCGTTTTAATCATCCTAAAGGAGTGGCCATGGATGATAAAGGAAATGTATACATTGCTGACATTGACAATCTTGCTATCAGAAAGATTGGAGAAGGGG GAGTGACGACAATTGCTGGAGGAAAATCAAATGTCGCAGGGTACAGCGATGGGCCAAGTGAGGATGCAAAGTTCTCCGCAGATTTTGATGTGGTGTATGTTCCATCCACTTGTTCTTTGTTAGTTGTTGACCGAGGAAATGCTGCACTCCGTCAAATTTCTCTTAATCAAGAAGACTGCGATGCTAATTACAGTTTCATTTCAGCATCAG ATATTGTGATGGTCATTGGTGCTATCTTTGTTGGATATGCCTCATGCTTGCTTCATCAGGGATTCGGACCtgcttttttctcaaatttt CTTCAACCTTCAGCGTCAGATGTCCAGCAAAAACCATTGATTGAGACCCCAGAGAATGTAAAGGTGGAGCAAGCGACTGGTCCTGGATTGCCTTCCTTTGGACAGATGATAACTGATCTTTCAAAGCTAGTGCTAGAGTCGCTCAGAAATGCCATTTTGCCATTTGTTCCGTCGCGTTTTAGCTCAAGGAAAGGACTCACTCCCTTAAAAGACTCTCTTAAGATGCCTGACGATGAAACTAAACCGGAATTAGCCCAAAAGCAGAGGACACCTACCCCTCTCTCGGAATCCTGGCAGGCATATGCCCCGAATTCTACAGAGAAATATTCCGAAGCAAAACCTTCGAAGATAAGAACAGCTACTTCGAAGGAAACTTCTTCATCGACCAAACATAGATCTTCTAAACGACAAGAATACACAGATTTTTATGGGTCCACTGATGTCCCTCATTACAGTGGACAGACAAGATCTAAACCCCATAAAGAGAGGTCAAAGCATCGGCATCGAGACAAGAGCGGAGAAGCAAGTTCGGTGGCTCCTGCAGCTGAGCCTAAGCCTAGTGAATTCAAGACCATGAACTATACTGATACGAGGTTCAACCCTTATAGTGTAGGCAATAGATACATGCCAGATGGTTCCTATCACTATTAA